The Acidobacteriota bacterium sequence GGATCTCGTTCATCAGCTTCATGGCCTCGACGATGCACAGGATCTGTCCGGACCGCACCCTGTCCGCTACCTGGACGAAGGGATCGGCTTCCGGTTTGGCCGCCCGGTAAAAGGTCCCCACCATGGGGGATCGAATCAGGTGCAGGTCGGGTTCGGCGGCAGCGGGAGGGGGTGCCTCCGCGCCCGAGGGGGATTCCGCTCCGGCAGCACCCGGCAGTTCCGGGGCGGTTCCGGCGGCGGTGCTCTCCACTGTCACGGTGGGCGAGCCGGCTGGAGATGAGGGGGCCTCCTTGCGGATTCTGATCTTGACTCCGGTCCGCTCCAATTCCAGCTCGGTGATTCCGCTGTCGCAAACCGCCTGAATCAACTCCCTGATCTGATCGATGTTCATCCGGTCGCTCCTATTTCCTGCCGGCCGACGGAACGGTTTCGCCACCGGCCCATCC is a genomic window containing:
- the accB gene encoding acetyl-CoA carboxylase biotin carboxyl carrier protein; the encoded protein is MNIDQIRELIQAVCDSGITELELERTGVKIRIRKEAPSSPAGSPTVTVESTAAGTAPELPGAAGAESPSGAEAPPPAAAEPDLHLIRSPMVGTFYRAAKPEADPFVQVADRVRSGQILCIVEAMKLMNEIPSDADGEIAEIYVNNGEPVEYNQALFGIRRTG